The Streptomyces sp. NBC_00569 genomic sequence AGTCAGGTACCAAAGGCAAGACCACCATCACGTTCTGGTCCGCGCTGCGCGGCAGCCAGGAAGTGGTGGACGCGTTCAACAAGACGCACGACACCATCCAGGTCGCATTCGAACAGATACCTTCCGGCACCTCCGGCGGATATCTCAAGCTCAGCAACGCGGCTCGCGCGGGCAACGCGCCCGACGTCGCCACCATCGAGTACCCGCAGGTCCCGGGCTACGCGATCGACGGTGTGGCCCGCGACATCACGGACGTGATCAGCGACAAGCTCAAGGCCAAACTGCTGCCGCAGGCGCTCGGCCTGACGACGTTCGAGGGGCGCACGTACAGCGTGCCCCTCGACGTCGAACCGATGGTCCTGCACTACCGCAAGGACCTCTTCGACAAGTACGGCTTCGAGGTTCCCACCACGTGGGACGAGTACACCGATCTGGCACGCGCCGTCCGGCGCACCGGCGGCAAGCGCAGGGCGACCTTCTTCTCCACGGACATGGGTCAGTTCTCGGGCTGGTGCTGGGGGGCCGGTGCGCACTGGTTCGACACCTCGAAGGGCGCCTGGAACGTGTCGCTCGCCGACGCCCCCACGCGCCGCGTCTGCCAGTACTGGCAGCGGCTCATCGACGAGGACCTCGTCTACGTCAATCCCCCCAACAGTCGCGAGGCGGACGCCCAGGTCGGCAACAGTCTCGTCCTGACCCGGCACAGCGGCGCCTGGGACGCGGGTGCTCAGATGAATGCGCGCCCCCAGCAGAAGGGCCTGTGGCGGATTGCCCCGCAGCCCCAGTGGGACCCGGCGAAGCCGGCGCTCGGCACCCAGGGCGGCTCGACGTTCGCGATCACCAAGGACAGCAAGCACCCCGAGGCCGCCATGGAGTTCATCGAGTGGCAGGTCTCCAGCCCCGACGCGATCAAGGCCCGCCTGTCCAGCGGCGCGAGCAGCCAGTATCCGGCCGTGACCGAGCTGATCAAGGAGGGCCGTGCCGCCTTCGACCGCTCGTACTACGGCGGGCAGGACATCTACACGCTGTTCGAGAACGAGGCCCAGAAGATCAGCGACGGCTGGGTCTGGGGACCGCGGATGACCGCGACCGGGCAGGTCATGTCGGACGCCTTCGCCCGGGCGGCGGCGGGCTCCGGCACGATCGAGTCCTCCATGCGCGCCGCGCAGGACGGCACGATGCCCGACCTCAAGGCCCTCGGCCTCAAGACCACCCAGCACTCCACGTGAACGCCCGCACCCCGAAAGGCAGGTGAGTCCCATGACCGCGACAACCCAGGTCCCCGCCACGGCGGCGGCTCCCCCGCGGGAGGCGGACAGCTCCCGGCGCACGGCGCAGCGCGCGGCCAAGCGCCGCCGGGGCGGCGCCGCGGGCGTCCTGATGGCCCCGTTCTTCGTGCTGCTCACGCTCGTCTTCCTGATCCCGGTCGGCACGGCCGTCTGGCTGAGCTTCTTCAGCGACGACCAGCCGGGCCTCGGCTTCGGCGCGGAGCGCACGGTCTTCGTCGGCCTGCGCTCGTACGCCGCCGTACTCACGGACCCGTCGTTCCTGTCCGGCCTCGGCACGGTCGCCCTGTACTGCCTGATCTATATCCCGGTGATGACCATCGGCTCGCTGGCGCTGGCGCTGCTGCTCGACTCGGGTCTCGTACGGCTGCGTTCCTGGGCCCAGTTGGGCCTGTTCCTGCCGCACGCGGTGCCCGGCATCATCGCCGCGCTGATCTGGCTGTACCTCTACACCCCCGGCATCAGCCCCATCATCGACGTGCTCGGCAAGGCCGACATCACCGTCAACTTCCTGGGCCTGCACACCGCGATCCCGTCGATCGTGAACATCGCGGTGTGGAGCAACCTCGGCTACAACATGGTCGTCTTCTACGCGGCCCTGCAGGCGGTCCCCCGGGAGGTCCTGGAGGCGTCGGTGGTCGACGGGGCGGGTCCGGTGCGCACCGCCCTCCAGGTGAAGGCGCCGCTGGTGCGCTCCTCGATCGTCATGGTCGCGATGTTCACACTCATCTGGGCTCTGCAGCTGTTCACCGAACCGATGCTGCTGCGCGCGGGCTCGCAGGTCGTCGATGCCCGGTTCTCGCCGAGCATGTACATCTACGACGCGGCGTTCAGCCGCAACAACTACTCGCTCGCGGCCGCAGCCTCGGTGATCCTCCTCATCATCACGATCGCCGTCTCCTACGGCGTCACCCGCTGGACCAACCGCGTCAACTCGGCCGAGGAGAGCGCCCGATGACCACTGCCGAGCTGAGCAGGTCCACCCTGCTGCGTCCCCGTCTGCTGGGCCGGACGACCGTCAACGTGGTCGTCGCGATCTCCGTCCTCTACACCATGCTGCCGGCCCTGTGGCTGGTGCTCGCCGCCGGCAAGTCCCGCGACGCGCTGTTCAGCAGCAACATCCTTTCCTTCAAGGACTTCTCGTTCGTCCAGAACGTCAAGGACCTGTTCGCGATGGACGGCGGGCTCTACAGCCGCTGGTACGGCAACAGCCTGCTGTACGCGGTGCTCGGCGCCGCGCTGGGCGCGATGATCAGCGTCGCCTGCGGCTACGCCTTCGACAAGTACCACTTCCGGCACAAGGAGAAGCTGTTCGGGCTCGTCCTGGCCGCGGTGATGGTGCCGCAGACGGTGCTCGCGCTGCCGCTGTACCTGATCGCCTCGGCGACGGGCGTCGTCAACACGTTCTGGTCGGTGTTCATCCCGGTCCTGTTCAACCCGTTCGGCGTGTACCTGGGCCGGATCTTCGCCCAGGGCTATGTGCCCGACGAGGTCCTGGAGGCGGCCCGGGTCGACGGCGCCGGTGAGCTGACGACGTACGTCCGCGTCGCGCTGCGGATGCTCGGCCCCGGCCTGATCACGGTCTTCCTGTTCCAGCTCACCGCGATCTGGAACAACTTCTTCCTGCCGATGGTGATGCTGTCCAACCAGAAGCTCTATCCCGTCAGCCTGGGCCTGTTCCAGTGGAACAGCCAGGCGACCGTCTCGCCCGAGTACTATCCGGTGGTGATCATGGGTTCGCTCCTGGCGGTCCTTCCTCTCGTCCTCGCGTTCATCTTCCTCCAGCGGTTCTGGCGGTCCGGCCTGACGGCGGGGGCGGTCAAGTGAGCAAGCCCCGCGTGGCGTTGGCCATGTCCCCCCAGGCCGCGGCGGCCGTCTTCACGCCGCGGTCCGTGGCCGCGCTCGCGGAGGTGTGCGACCTGGCGCCGCTGCCCGTCCTGGACGACCTGACGACCGTACGGGCCAAGAAGGTCCTCGCCGGCACCGAGGTTCTCGTCACCGGCTGGGGCTGTCCGCGGCTCGACGCGGACGTACTGGCAGCGGCTCCGCGCCTCCAGGCCGTGGTGCACGCGGCTGGTTCGGTGCGCGGGCATGTCTCCGATGCCTGCTGGCAGCGGGGCGTCGAGGTGTCGTCGGCGGCCGCGGCCAACGCGCTGCCGGTCGCGGAGTACACCCTCGCGATGATCCTGCTGCACGGAAAGAACGTCCTGGCACGGGCCGACGACTTCCGGCGGACCCGAGAGCGCGACAACTGGCTGCTCACCACGCAAGAGGTGGGTAACTACCGTCGCACGGTGGGCCTGCTGTCCGCGTCCCTGATCGGCCGCCGGGTGATCGAGCTGCTGCGGCCCTTCGACTTCGAGGTACTGCTGCACGACCCGTACATCACCGGGGCGGAGGCCGCCGAACTGGGCGTCGAGTGGGTGGAGCTGTCCGAGCTCTTCGCACGCAGCGACCTGTTGAGCGTGCACACGCCGCTGCTGCCGGCCACGCGCGGCCTCGTGAGCAGGGAACTGCTCGGCTCCATGCGACCGGGGGCCACCCTCATCAACACCTCACGCGGCGCCGTCGTCGACCAGGAAGCGCTCACCGACGTGGTGCGCGCGGGCCTCATCGGCGCGGTCCTCGACGTGACGGACCCCGAGGTCCTGCCCGCGACGCACCCGTTGTGGGACTGCCCGAACGCACTCATCACCCCCCACCTCGCGGGTTCCCAGGGCAACGAGTGGGAACGCCTCGCCGACACCGCCGTCGGCGAGGTGGCCCGGTGGGCCGCGGGCGACGGCTTCGCCCACCCCGTACGACGCGAAAGGCTGGCGTTCCTCGCATGACCATCCCGTTCGAACTGCCCGAAGAAGACCGTGAGTTGAGCCCGATCACCGGGTACACGCGCGCGCACTGGGAGGCCGTCGCCGACGGGCTGCTCGGTGCCGCGTGGCGCTGGGCGACACCCGGGGGCGCCCTGCTCGACCTGCCGGGCCGCCCGTCCGGGTCCGGGGTCCGCTCGGACGGCCTCGAAGGCTTCGCCCGTACGTTCCTGGCGGCGGGCTTCCGAGTCGCGGGCGCCGGCGGAAAGGACCCGCACGGCTGGCTGGAGCGGTACGCGCAGGGCCTGACGGCGGGCACCCGGACGCCCGGCCGGGACGACGCCGAATCATGGCCGCTGATCCTCGACCACCATGTGCAGGGCCAGCCGATGGTCGAGTCGGCGTCCGTGGCACTCGGACTGTCGCTGACCCGGCCATGGCTGTGGGACCAGCTCGACAGCGACGTGCAGGACCGGGCGGAGACCTGGCTGCGCGGGGCGATCGACCACACGCCCGCGCCCAACAACTGGTATCTGTTCCCGTTCACGGTGGCGTCCTTCCTGGAGTCGGTCGGCCGCGGCGACGAGGCCACGACGCGCGCCATGGAACGGGCACTCGGGCTGATGGAGACGTGGTACCGGGGCGACGGCTGGTACGCGGACGGCGACGGGCGGGCCTTCGACCACTACAACGGCTGGGCGCTGCACCTCTATCCCCTGCTGCACGCGCACCTGTCCGGAGACACCGCGCTGGCCGCGCGGTTCGGGCCGCGGCTGCGCGAGCACCTCGAAGGGTTCTCGCTGCTCTTCGGCGCCGACGGGGCGCCGATCCACTTCGGGCGTTCACTGACCTACCGGTTCGCGGCGTCGGCGGCGGTCGGCATCGGAGCCGTCACCGGCCACACCCCGCTGACGCCCGGCACGTCACGCCGCCTCATCAGCGCGAATCTGCGCTACTTCCTCGACCGGGGCGGAGTGACGGACGACGGGCTGCTGAGCCTGGGCTGGCACGGCCCGCACGACGCGACGCTGCAGACCTACTCGGGGCCGGCGTCCCCGTACTGGGCGTCGAAGGGGTTCGTGTCGCTGCTCGCGCCGGAGGACGACCCGCTGTGGACGGCGACGGAGGAACCCGCGCCGAGCGAGGGCCCGGACCGGGTGCTCGCGCTGCCCGCGCCGGGGCTGCTCGTCCAGTCGACCCAGGCCGACGGGATCGTACGGCTCCACAACCACGGCAGCGACCATGTCCGCCCGCACGAGGCGGAGTCGGCCGCGCAGGAGGACCCGCTCTACGGCCGTCACGCGTACTCGACGCACACAGGGCCGACGTCCCGGACGAACGTCGCCGACAACCACCTGTCGGTCGTGATCGCCGGCGTCGCGAGCGTGCGGCGCCGGATCCGACCCCTGGGCGCGGGACAGGGCGACGGGTGGGGCTGGGCCGCTTCCTCGCACCTTCCGGTGTTCGCCTCGGGCGCGCCCATGGTGCCGGGGCTGCGGGTGGAGAGCGTGACCGTGGCCCGGGGCCGGTACGAGCTGCGGGTGCACCGGGTCGTGGGGGCGCCGCACGGAGCGGGGGTCACGCTCACCGGCTGGGCCTCGGACGCCCTGAGCTCACAGCTGCACGGCCTGTACGGATGGGGCGAGCGGGACGAGGTGCGGGCGCCTCAGGGGACGGCTTACGAGCCGTGGGTGCGGGTGCCGCGACTCTCGGCCACCTCCGAGGGAACAGCGGTGTTCGTGGCGCTGGCGTCGTTGAGCGCCGACGAGCCGAGCGCGCCGCTCGCCGAAGCGGTGTCCGAAGTGCTCGTCCACGACGGGGAGTTGAGGGTGCGGTGGGCCGACGGACCGCAGACCGCCGTGTCCTTCGAGCCGGTGCGGGTCACTCATGAGTGAGGGCCGTCCCTGAATCCGCCGGTTTTCACGCACGGCCTCCCACCCTTCCCTGGCCGCCTGCGGCCCGCATGCGCGGGCCGCGGGCGGTCCCTTCAGGGGGCGGTGAGCGGCTGCCGCTCACCGCTCGTGGACTCCCGTACCTCCAGCCAGTGGGGGGCCATGTGCACCTCGAAGGGCGGGGCCTCGTCCGCGCGGATGCGGGTCGCCAGACATTTCACGGCCAGGGAAGCGATCGCGGCCTTGTCGGGAACCACCGATGTGAGGGAGGGCGTGCCGAAGCGGGCTTCCTCGGATCCGTCGACGCCCGCCAAGGCGATGTCCCCGGGGATGTGCAGGCCCGCTTCGAACGCGGCCCGTCGGGCTCCGGTCGCCAGCAGGTCGCTGAAGCAGAAGACCGCGTCGGGCCGCACATCCGCCGGCAGGCCGATCAGGGTGCGCATCGCCAGGAGTCCGTTGCGGCGGTCGAACTCTGTCACCTGCGGCGAAAGTCTCGGGTCGTATGTCAACCCGGCCTCATGCAGAGCGAGTTGGAATCCCTCGAGACGCTGGCGGCTGGTCGCGGACGCCGGGCGGTCGACGCCGATGGCGGCGATCCTGGTGCGGCCGAGACCGGCCAGATGCGCGGTGGCCTCGCGAGCCGCGGCGACGTTGTCGATCAGGACGTGGTCGGCGACGACGCGATCGCGTTCGTAACTGCGCTCGCCGAGCAGGACCAGGGGGAACTCGTCGGCGACAAAGGCGAGTTCGGCGGGCGAGACGTGCAGCGGCGACAGGATCACGCCGTCCAGCAACGACGCGCCGACACCGGTCGCCAGGCGCAGCTCCTCCTTGGCGTCCCCCAGCGTCTCCTCGATCAGGACGGTGAATCCCAGCGCCGCGGCCTCTGTTCTCACGTGGTGCGCGAGCTCCGCGAAGTAGGGCGTCGCGAGGTCGGGGACGGCCAGCGCGATGAGACCGCTGCGCCCGGTCCTCAGTCTTCGCGCCGACGGATTGGGCCGGTAGCCGAGTTCCACCACTGCGCGCATCACCCGTGCCCGCGTCGCCTCCGACACCTTCGGCGCACCGCGTACAACGTTGGACACTGTCTTGATCGACACCTCCGCGCGCTCCGCCACGTCCTTGAGTGTCACTGCTGCCACTGATCAGCCCCCCGTACTCGAAGTCCCTCCAGATTATGCACCTGTGAGCACGACACACCAGCGTTGCGACTGCCTGGAACTCTTTCCCGACGAGGGGGTTGACCCTGCGGACAGACGGCAGTTACAACGTTGGAACCACCTCACGGCAAGCGCTTGCCGTCCGCCTCTCGAGAGGGTCCCCATGTCTCCAGATCGTCCCCACCGTCCGCTGCGCGCGGCCGTCGTCGGCGCGGGGGGTATCGCACGGTCCAGTCATCTGCCCGCCCTGCGGACGCTGGCCGCGGAAGGGGAGACGGACGTCGTGGCCGTGGTCGACGTGGACGACACCGCGGTCCGCGCGTTCGCCGACACGTTCCGGATCCCCTACGCGTCCACGGACCTCGACACGATGCTCGCCGAAGTCCGACCGGACCTCGTGGTGCTGTGCACCCCGCCCGCCGTTCACCGCGAACAGTCCGTCGCGGCCCTGCGAGCCGGTGCCTGGGTGTGGTGCGAGAAGCCGCCGTGCCCCTCGCTGGCCGACTACGACGCCGTGGGGGCGGAGGAGAAGGGCGGCGACGGGGACCCGTACGCGTCGATCGTCTTCCAGCACCGCTTCGGTTCCGGCGCCCGGCACGTGCGCCGCCTGCTGCGCGAGGGCGCGTTCGGCCGCCCGCTGGTCGCGCACTGCCAGACCACGTGGTACCGCGACACGGCCTACTACTCCGTGCCGTGGCGCGGCCGTTGGGCGACCGAGGGCGGCGGCCCGGCCATGGGGCACGGCATCCATCAGACGGATCTGCTGCTGGATCTGATGGGGCCGTGGACCGAGGTCCGCGGCATGGCGGCCCGCCTCGTGCACGACGTGGAGACCGAGGACGTGTCCACCGCCCAGATCCGGTTCGCCGACGGTGCCGTCGGCACGGTCGTCAACAGCGTGCTCAGCCCCGACGAGGTCAGCCGCATCCGTATCGACTGCGAGCTCGCGACCGTCGAGCTGACGCACCTGTACGGCTACCGCAACGCCGACTGGCGCATCACGCCCGCTCCCGGTGTCCCCGAGGAGACCGTGGCCGGCTGGCACGACTTCGGTGAGGACGAGCCCAGTTCGCACCTCGCCCAACTGCGGTCGCTCGTCGCCGATATCAGGGCCGGACGGCGCCACGCCACCAGCGGCGCCGGCGGACGCCGCACGCTCGAGTTCATCACCGCCCTGTACAAGTCCGCGTTCACCGACACGCCCGTCCACGCCGGTGACATAGGCCCCGGCGACCCCTACTACACCGCCCTGCACGGCGACGCCCCGGGCTGGGCACCGGCCGCACCCCACCAGGAAGAGGACCCCGCATGACGCTCGCACTGACCCATGCCCACGGCGACCGCATCACCGTCGCTCACGCGGCCACCGGCACCGAGCTCCTCGCCTACGTGTACCGGCCCGAAGCCGCCTGGGAGGCCCCCAAGCCGTATCTGCACCCGATCCGCACCCTGTCCGGCGCGGTGGTCACCGACTACCGGCCCAACGACCACCGGTGGCACAAAGGACTGCAGCTGACGGCCTCCCACCTGTCGGGCCAGAACCTCTGGGGCGGCAACACCTACGTGCACGGTGACGGCTACCTCGCCCTGCCCGAGAAGGTCGGCTCGATGGCCCACGTCGCCTTCGAGGAGGTCTCCGCCGCCGACGGCCGTGCCGTCATCGCCGAGCGCCTGACCTGGCACCCGCACGACAAGGAGCTGTGGGCGGACGAGGAACGCCGCATCGAGGTGCGCGACGTGGACGCGGACACCGGCAGCTGGTCGCTGACCTGGACCTCGGCCGTCACCAACCGGCGCGACGAGCCGCTGCGCTTCGGCAGCCCCACCACCCATGGCCGCCCGGCCGCCGGATACACCGGCCTGTTCTGGCGCGGACCGCGGGCCTTCCGCGACGGCCGAGTCTTCACCGCCGAAGCGGACGGCGGCGACCTGATGGGCAGCCAAGCCCCCTGGCTGGCGTACGTCGGCGAGCACGACGGGCGCGACGGCCACGCCACGGTCGTCTTCGAGCACGCCCCGGCCAACGACCACGCGGGCGACAAGGGGACCCACCCGGCGCACTGGTTCGTACGCAGCGACCCGTTCGCCGCGGTCGCGCCCTCCTGGGCCTTCCACGAGGAACTCGTCCTCGCCCCCGGCGACACACTCACCCGGAGCTACCGTGTGACCGTCGCCGACGGCGCCTGGGACCGCGAGCAGGTCGCCGCGCACCTGCGGGGACACGCGTGGTGAGCGCGACGTACGACGGCTTCCCGGCGGCGGTGGGTGTGTCCCGGCTGACCGTCTACGACTGGCCCACGGTCGACGGCCGGCCCGGCGGCGGCACCCCTCACCTGCACCTCACGTGCAGCGAGGGATATGTGGTGACGGCCGGCCGGGGCACGGTGCAGACCCTGACCACCTCCGGCTACGAGGAGACACCGCTGGAGCCTGGCACCGTCGCCTGGTTCACGCCCGGCACGATTCATCGCCTCACCAATGACGGCGGCCTCCAGATCACCGTCGTGATGCAGAACAGCGGCCTGCCGGAGGCGGGCGACGCGGTGCTCACCCTCCCCCAGGGCCTCCTCACCGACGCCGAGACCTACGCGACCGCGATCCGTATCCCCGCCGACGTCCCCGAGGCCGAGCAGGTGGCGATCGCTCGTACCCGGCGCGATCTGGCCACCCGCCGGTTCCTGGAACTGCGCGAAGCCACCGAGGGCGGCGATCCGGAACCGCTGGCCGCGTTCCAGCGGGCGGCCGCCGAGCTGATCCGCCCGCGCCTCGACGCGTGGGAGCAGCGCTGGAGGGACGGCGCCCACGCAGCGGCGGCGGCGACCGGGTCCCAACTCGACTCCCTGCGCGCGAAGGACACCGGACACCTCGACCGAGCCAGGGTGACGGCGACCGGGCCCACCGCCCGCGGACGCTTCGGCATGTGCGGCCGGCTGGACGTCTACCCCGGCATCTGACGTCCGGCCCCGGGGCCGCCGCCGTCCCTCCCTCTCCCCCCCTCCATCCACGCACCGTCCCCTGGAAGGCCCCCCATGCCCGAGCCCCGAAGCGGCCGGCGCCCACTCCCCCGCCGGGCCGTCCTGGCCGCGGCCGCCGTCGGCCTCAGTACCGCCCTGACCTCCACGCTCTCGGCCTGCTCCACCGCGAGCGGCAGTACGTCCAGCGGCGTCACCCTCACGTTCTCCTGGTGGGGCAACGACGACCGTGCCGCGCGTACCGAGCAGGCGGTGCGGCTCTTCGAGAAGGAACACCCCGGCGTCACCGTCCGCACATCGAGCGGGGACTTCGGCGCCTACCTGCAGAAGCTGGCCACGCAGGCCGCCGGCGGAGGCATGCCCGACGTGGCCCAGCTCGACTACCGGCAGGTGTCGCAGTACGCGGGCGGGGGCGCGCTGATGCCGCTGGACGACGTCATGAAGGACAAGACGATCCGGACGTCCGAGATGAGCAGGGACTTCCTGCGCACCGGCACGTACAAGGGCGGGCAGTACGCCCTCCCCATGGGCCGCGGCATCACCGGATACGCCTATGACGCCGCCGTGTACAAGAAGGCCGGTATCCCGGCACCACAGCCCAGTTGGACCTGGCAGGACTGGGAGAAGGCCAACAAAGGGATCGCCGCGCTGGGGCTGAAGTCCCCCGACGGCCGCCCCTACACAGGTGCCAACGACGGCGGGGGCAACGAGGACGTGTTCGAGACCTGGCTGCGCAGTCGCGGCGGGAAGCTCTACGCGAGCCAGACCGAACTCGGGTTCACGGAGGACGACCTCACCGCGTTCTGGACGTTCTGCGACCGTCTCCGCAGGGAAGGCGCCATCGCCCAGGCCAGGGACACCGTGCAGGCCAACAGCACCGAGACGAGCCCGATAGGCCGTGGCCTCGCCGCCGCCGACTTCACCTGGGACGCGCCGTTCCCCGGCTACCCGGTGCTGCTCGGCGACTCCGTCCACTTCGCACCGGTCCCCACGACGGACGGCCGCCAGGGCGCGTACTTCAAGCCGAGCATGCTCATCGGCATCGGAGCGCACAGCGAACACCCCAAGGAGGCAGCCCAGTTGGTCGATTTCCTCCTCAACGACCAAAGGGTCGGCGACATCCTCGCCTTCTCCCGCTCCACTCCGCCCAACCGGAAGATCGCCGCCCGCGTCGCCAAGACGCTCAAGGGCCCCGAACGGGAGATCTACGAGTACGCGCAGACCATGGAGAGGTACGGCCTGGACGCCCCGCCCACCGCACCGCCACGGGGCGATGTCGCGGTCCAGACCGCGTTCATCCGCGAATACCAACGCGTGATGTACGGCCTGGCCACACCACGCCAGGCGGCGCGCGAACTCATCGACGAGGCCAACCGGGAGCTGAGGTCATGAGCACTGTGTCGACCAGGGCACCCGCGCGCCCCGCACCCGCCACGGACCGGAATCCGCCGTCCCGCCGGCGCCGCCAGGTGCGTGAACGGCAGTGGCCCGCCTATGTGTTCCTCACCCCGTGGATGATCGGCGCGCTCGTCCTGACCCTCGTGCCGATGGCCGTCTCCCTGTACCTGTCCTTCACGGACTACAACCTGTTCGACCCGCCGCACTGGGTGGGCCTGCGCAACTACACCGAGATGCTCACCGACGACCCCCGCTACTGGCGGTCGGTCGGCACCACGATGCTGTACGTCGTCGTAGCCGTCCCGCTGAAGCTGGGCCTCGCCCTCGCTGTGGCGACGCTGCTCAAGAACCTCGACCGCGGCCGGGCGTTCTACCGCTCCGCGTTCTACGCGCCGTCCCTGCTCGGGGCGAGCATGTCCATCGCCCTGGTGTGGCGCGCGCTGTTCAACGACGGCGGCACGGTGTCCGGCATTCTGGACTCGGTAGGCATTCACGCCGGCGGCTGGGTGGGCAACCCCGACCTCGCGGTGTACGTGGTCGTCCTGCTGACGGTGTGGCAGTTCGGGGCACCCATGGTGATCTTCTTGGCGGGCCTTCAGCAGATCTCGCCCGATCTCTACGAGGCCGCGGCGCTCGACGGCGCGGGCCGATGGCGGCAGTTCGTCTCCATCACCGTGCCGATGCTGTCCCCGGTCGTCTTCTTCAACCTGGTGCTGGAGATCATCAACTCCTTCCAGGTCTTCACTCCGGCCTTCGTCATCAGCGGCGGCAAGGGCGGCCCCGCCGACTCGACCATGTTCTACACGCTCTACCTGTACGAACGCGGTTTCACCGCCTCGCACATGGGCTACGCGGCGGCGATGGCCTGGATGCTGCTGATCGCCATCGCCGCGATCACCCTGATCCTTTTCCGGACCTCCCGGTCCTGGGTCTTCTACGCGGACGAGGAGGGCCGATGAACATCGCCACGAAGCGGTGGCTGCCGCACACGGTCGCGGCCGTCGGCCTGCTCGTACTGCTGTATCCGCTGGCCTGGCTCCTCGCCACGTCGCTCAAGCCGGCCGACGAGGTGGTGACGAGCCTCGACCTGTGGCCCAGCCACCTGGAGTGGTCGAACTACACGACCGCCCTGGACGGGGTCTCGGGCATCAGCGTCACGCGGCTGCTCGGCAACACGCTGCTGATCGCGGTCGGCGCCGTCGTGGGCAACGTCCTTTCCTGCTCCCTGGCCGCCTACGCCTTCGCCCGGCTGCGCTTCCGCATGAGCAAGGTGATGTTCGCGTTCATGGTGGCGACGCTGATGCTGCCGCACCACGTCGTCCTGATCCCGCAGTACATCATCTTCAACCGCCTCGGCATGGTGGACACCTACTGGCCGCTGATCCTGCCCAAGTTCCTCGCCACCGAGGCCTTCTTCGTGTTCCTCGTCGTCCAGTTCATGCGCGGCCTCCCGCGCGAGCTGGAGGAGTCCGCCCGCATCGACGGCTGCGGCGCCTTCCGCACGTACTGGTCGATCACACTCCCCCTGACCCGGCCCGCGCTGATCACCACCGCCATCTTCACGTTCATCTGGACATGGAACGACTTCTTCACGCAGATGATCTATCTGTTCGCGCCGGAGAAGTTCACCATCACCCTCGCCCTGCGCAGCTTCGTCGACCAGTCCAGTACCTCCGCGTACGGGCCCATGTTCGCCATGTCAGTGATGTCGGTCCTGCCGATCGTGCTGTTCTTCTTCGTCTTCCAGCGCTATCTCGTGCAGGGCATGGCCACCTCCGGGCTGAAGGGCTGAGCCGCCATGACCCACACGTCCGGCGCGTCCACCGCCTCCAGCCGGGTTCGGCGCGATCGCCGGGAGCCCGGCGAGGTCTTCGGGCCGAGCTTCTCCCTCTTCGCCGACGTCCTCCTGGTCGG encodes the following:
- a CDS encoding LacI family DNA-binding transcriptional regulator, yielding MAAVTLKDVAERAEVSIKTVSNVVRGAPKVSEATRARVMRAVVELGYRPNPSARRLRTGRSGLIALAVPDLATPYFAELAHHVRTEAAALGFTVLIEETLGDAKEELRLATGVGASLLDGVILSPLHVSPAELAFVADEFPLVLLGERSYERDRVVADHVLIDNVAAAREATAHLAGLGRTRIAAIGVDRPASATSRQRLEGFQLALHEAGLTYDPRLSPQVTEFDRRNGLLAMRTLIGLPADVRPDAVFCFSDLLATGARRAAFEAGLHIPGDIALAGVDGSEEARFGTPSLTSVVPDKAAIASLAVKCLATRIRADEAPPFEVHMAPHWLEVRESTSGERQPLTAP
- a CDS encoding hydroxyacid dehydrogenase, whose product is MSPQAAAAVFTPRSVAALAEVCDLAPLPVLDDLTTVRAKKVLAGTEVLVTGWGCPRLDADVLAAAPRLQAVVHAAGSVRGHVSDACWQRGVEVSSAAAANALPVAEYTLAMILLHGKNVLARADDFRRTRERDNWLLTTQEVGNYRRTVGLLSASLIGRRVIELLRPFDFEVLLHDPYITGAEAAELGVEWVELSELFARSDLLSVHTPLLPATRGLVSRELLGSMRPGATLINTSRGAVVDQEALTDVVRAGLIGAVLDVTDPEVLPATHPLWDCPNALITPHLAGSQGNEWERLADTAVGEVARWAAGDGFAHPVRRERLAFLA
- a CDS encoding carbohydrate ABC transporter permease, yielding MTTAELSRSTLLRPRLLGRTTVNVVVAISVLYTMLPALWLVLAAGKSRDALFSSNILSFKDFSFVQNVKDLFAMDGGLYSRWYGNSLLYAVLGAALGAMISVACGYAFDKYHFRHKEKLFGLVLAAVMVPQTVLALPLYLIASATGVVNTFWSVFIPVLFNPFGVYLGRIFAQGYVPDEVLEAARVDGAGELTTYVRVALRMLGPGLITVFLFQLTAIWNNFFLPMVMLSNQKLYPVSLGLFQWNSQATVSPEYYPVVIMGSLLAVLPLVLAFIFLQRFWRSGLTAGAVK
- a CDS encoding ABC transporter substrate-binding protein → MPGRQSRRSVLAAITALPLTGALSACSGNDSASQSTSKSGTKGKTTITFWSALRGSQEVVDAFNKTHDTIQVAFEQIPSGTSGGYLKLSNAARAGNAPDVATIEYPQVPGYAIDGVARDITDVISDKLKAKLLPQALGLTTFEGRTYSVPLDVEPMVLHYRKDLFDKYGFEVPTTWDEYTDLARAVRRTGGKRRATFFSTDMGQFSGWCWGAGAHWFDTSKGAWNVSLADAPTRRVCQYWQRLIDEDLVYVNPPNSREADAQVGNSLVLTRHSGAWDAGAQMNARPQQKGLWRIAPQPQWDPAKPALGTQGGSTFAITKDSKHPEAAMEFIEWQVSSPDAIKARLSSGASSQYPAVTELIKEGRAAFDRSYYGGQDIYTLFENEAQKISDGWVWGPRMTATGQVMSDAFARAAAGSGTIESSMRAAQDGTMPDLKALGLKTTQHST
- a CDS encoding DUF2264 domain-containing protein; amino-acid sequence: MTIPFELPEEDRELSPITGYTRAHWEAVADGLLGAAWRWATPGGALLDLPGRPSGSGVRSDGLEGFARTFLAAGFRVAGAGGKDPHGWLERYAQGLTAGTRTPGRDDAESWPLILDHHVQGQPMVESASVALGLSLTRPWLWDQLDSDVQDRAETWLRGAIDHTPAPNNWYLFPFTVASFLESVGRGDEATTRAMERALGLMETWYRGDGWYADGDGRAFDHYNGWALHLYPLLHAHLSGDTALAARFGPRLREHLEGFSLLFGADGAPIHFGRSLTYRFAASAAVGIGAVTGHTPLTPGTSRRLISANLRYFLDRGGVTDDGLLSLGWHGPHDATLQTYSGPASPYWASKGFVSLLAPEDDPLWTATEEPAPSEGPDRVLALPAPGLLVQSTQADGIVRLHNHGSDHVRPHEAESAAQEDPLYGRHAYSTHTGPTSRTNVADNHLSVVIAGVASVRRRIRPLGAGQGDGWGWAASSHLPVFASGAPMVPGLRVESVTVARGRYELRVHRVVGAPHGAGVTLTGWASDALSSQLHGLYGWGERDEVRAPQGTAYEPWVRVPRLSATSEGTAVFVALASLSADEPSAPLAEAVSEVLVHDGELRVRWADGPQTAVSFEPVRVTHE
- a CDS encoding carbohydrate ABC transporter permease, producing the protein MTATTQVPATAAAPPREADSSRRTAQRAAKRRRGGAAGVLMAPFFVLLTLVFLIPVGTAVWLSFFSDDQPGLGFGAERTVFVGLRSYAAVLTDPSFLSGLGTVALYCLIYIPVMTIGSLALALLLDSGLVRLRSWAQLGLFLPHAVPGIIAALIWLYLYTPGISPIIDVLGKADITVNFLGLHTAIPSIVNIAVWSNLGYNMVVFYAALQAVPREVLEASVVDGAGPVRTALQVKAPLVRSSIVMVAMFTLIWALQLFTEPMLLRAGSQVVDARFSPSMYIYDAAFSRNNYSLAAAASVILLIITIAVSYGVTRWTNRVNSAEESAR